One Chionomys nivalis chromosome 4, mChiNiv1.1, whole genome shotgun sequence genomic region harbors:
- the LOC130873458 gene encoding 60S ribosomal protein L27a-like, with protein MPSRLRKTRKLRGHVSHGHGRIGKHRKHPGGRGNAGGMHHHRINFDKYHPGYFGKVGMRHYHLKRNQSFCPTFNLDKLWTLVSEQTRVNAAKNKTGVAPIIDVVRSGYYKVLGKGKLPKQPVIVKAKFFSRRAEEKIKGVGGACVLVA; from the coding sequence ATGCCATCCAGACTGAGGAAGACCCGGAAACTCCGGGGCCACGTGAGCCACGGCCATGGCCGCATCGGTAAACACCGCAAGCATCCAGGAGGACGCGGGAACGCTggaggcatgcatcatcacaggATCAACTTCGACAAATATCATCCAGGTTATTTCGGGAAAGTTGGGATGAGGCATTACCACTTAAAGAGGAACCAGAGCTTCTGCCCGACTTTCAATCTGGATAAACTGTGGACGCTGGTCAGTGAGCAGACTCGGGTCAACGCTGCCAAGAACAAGACTGGAGTTGCTCCCATCATTGATGTCGTGCGATCGGGCTACTACAAAgttctggggaagggaaagctccCTAAGCAGCCTGTCATTGTGAAAGCCAAATTTTTCAGcagaagagctgaagagaagaTAAAGGGTGTTGGAGGTGCCTGTGTTCTGGTGGCTTGA